From a region of the Mucilaginibacter auburnensis genome:
- a CDS encoding tetratricopeptide repeat protein: protein MSNITRLIIACTILGGAIALCVFGLWGWGIPVFLIGVLVLVTFFFNENMLVAQYFLRKENLDKAEEWLNKITDYEKQLHKQQHGYYNLLIGLIESRKQPMKSEKYFKKALTLGMTMSHNTALAKISLAGIAMAKRNKREAQMYLSEATKDDKNKLLADQIKMMKGQLAQMDKQIVKGFRPQY, encoded by the coding sequence ATGTCGAATATTACAAGGCTGATAATAGCCTGCACCATTTTAGGTGGTGCTATAGCACTTTGTGTTTTTGGTTTATGGGGATGGGGCATACCTGTGTTTTTAATAGGTGTTTTAGTGCTGGTTACCTTCTTTTTTAACGAGAACATGCTGGTTGCACAGTACTTTTTACGTAAAGAAAATTTAGATAAGGCCGAAGAGTGGCTGAATAAAATAACTGATTACGAGAAACAATTGCATAAACAGCAGCACGGTTATTATAACCTGCTGATAGGTTTGATCGAATCTCGTAAGCAGCCTATGAAGTCTGAAAAGTACTTTAAAAAAGCTTTGACGCTGGGTATGACCATGTCGCACAACACAGCCCTGGCCAAAATAAGTTTGGCAGGTATAGCCATGGCAAAGCGCAACAAGCGCGAGGCGCAAATGTATTTATCAGAAGCTACTAAGGATGATAAAAATAAACTGCTGGCCGACCAGATAAAAATGATGAAAGGGCAACTGGCGCAAATGGATAAGCAAATAGTAAAAGGCTTCCGCCCGCAGTATTAA
- a CDS encoding Lrp/AsnC family transcriptional regulator → MAAELDKIDLQILKILQENGRITNLQLSNEIGLSPAPTLERVRKLENAGYIKSYHALVDEEKLGLGIKTFIQISLDFHQKNTIQTFIDEIKHIKEVTECHHVTGQCDFLLKVYVRDIKSYEQLIMEKISRISVVKTFQTMMIMSTSKKEPIVPLEY, encoded by the coding sequence ATGGCAGCTGAATTAGATAAAATTGACCTCCAGATACTTAAGATTTTACAGGAAAACGGACGCATAACCAATCTGCAGTTATCTAACGAAATTGGTTTGTCGCCGGCGCCTACTTTGGAGCGTGTGCGTAAATTGGAGAATGCCGGTTACATAAAAAGTTACCATGCTTTGGTTGATGAGGAGAAACTGGGTTTAGGTATAAAAACCTTCATTCAGATATCGTTAGACTTCCATCAGAAGAATACCATTCAAACTTTTATTGACGAGATAAAGCACATTAAAGAAGTTACCGAATGCCATCACGTAACCGGCCAGTGCGATTTTCTGCTGAAAGTTTATGTACGCGACATTAAATCATACGAGCAACTCATTATGGAAAAGATCAGCCGCATCAGCGTGGTTAAAACTTTCCAAACCATGATGATTATGAGCACCAGTAAAAAGGAACCGATAGTGCCGCTGGAGTATTAA
- the ung gene encoding uracil-DNA glycosylase, giving the protein MAVELEASWLKVLGNEFEKDYMLKLREFLKQEKLAGKTIYPKNSDIFNAFLKTPFDEVKVVIIGQDPYHGPNQAHGLSFSVQKGVATPPSLQNIYKELATDIPGFTIPRSGDLTHWAEQGVLLLNATLTVRAGEAGSHQKKGWEQFTDTVIKTISDQKTGVVFILWGAYAQSKAVLIDESKHLIIKSSHPSPMAVIKGNFFGSKPFSKTNAYLEKVGKEPIKW; this is encoded by the coding sequence ATGGCGGTAGAATTAGAAGCCTCGTGGCTTAAGGTTTTGGGTAATGAGTTTGAGAAAGATTACATGCTTAAACTGCGCGAATTTTTAAAACAGGAGAAACTGGCGGGCAAAACCATTTATCCTAAAAACAGCGATATTTTTAACGCTTTTTTGAAAACCCCTTTTGATGAAGTAAAGGTGGTAATTATTGGGCAGGACCCTTATCACGGCCCCAATCAGGCGCATGGGCTGTCATTCTCCGTTCAAAAAGGTGTGGCTACTCCCCCATCGCTGCAAAATATTTACAAAGAATTAGCTACGGACATACCGGGCTTTACCATACCCCGCAGCGGTGACTTAACCCATTGGGCCGAGCAAGGCGTATTATTGTTAAACGCCACGCTAACTGTACGAGCAGGCGAGGCAGGCTCACATCAAAAGAAAGGTTGGGAGCAGTTTACTGATACCGTTATCAAAACCATATCTGATCAAAAAACAGGTGTTGTGTTTATATTGTGGGGAGCCTACGCCCAGTCAAAAGCAGTGCTGATAGATGAAAGCAAGCACCTCATCATCAAATCAAGCCACCCATCGCCCATGGCGGTTATAAAAGGTAATTTCTTCGGATCAAAGCCTTTTTCTAAAACGAATGCCTATTTGGAGAAGGTGGGGAAGGAGCCGATCAAGTGGTAA